From one Nothobranchius furzeri strain GRZ-AD chromosome 2, NfurGRZ-RIMD1, whole genome shotgun sequence genomic stretch:
- the LOC107386814 gene encoding RNA-directed DNA polymerase from mobile element jockey, producing MLRHRCPDVLYLFDALLTIPASTADCERGFSVMKQVKSDWRSRPKSPNDLRPVALTSLVMKAMEKIIKEHIVRATEPLMDPLQFAYRARRGADDAKIFILDSIHKHLELPDSSARLLFVDFSSAFNTLQPHILATKLSSQFHLDDQLTLWILDFLTNSTQKVWVNNCLSGLRSTSTGSPQGCVLSPPLYILSTDDCRSTHPNCHLVKYADDTVLLSLLSGSSQHHRPALQEFVEWCDSSKLVVTFCRRPRDPAASVTTIIHGNPEEVVEEYKYLGTTFDQSPILCDVTLPCP from the coding sequence ATGCTGCGCCATCGGTGTCCTGACGTCCTTTACCTCTTTGATGCTCTCCTCACCATCCCTGCAAGTACAGCTGACTGTGAAAGAGGGTTCAGTGTCatgaagcaggtaaagagtgacTGGCGTTCACGCCCAAAGTCTCCTAACGATCTTCGTCCTGTAGCTCTAACCTCCTTGGTGATGAAGGCCATGGAGAAGATCATAAAAGAGCACATTGTAAGAGCAACTGAGCCCCTGATGGATCCACTCCAGTTTGCTTATCGTGCACGCAGAGGCGCCGATGATGCAAAAATCTTCATCCTGGACTCCATCCACAAACATCTGGAGCTCCCTGACTCCTCCGCCAGACTTCTGTTTGTTGACTTTTCATCAGCATTCAACACTCTGCAGCCTCACATCCTGGCTACTAAACTTTCCTCCCAATTTCATTTAGATGACCAGTTAACCCTGTGGATACTGGACTTTTTAACCAACAGCACTCAGAAAGTTTGGGTCAACAACTGTCTCTCCGGTCTCCGTTCCACCTCCACCGGCTCCCCCCAGGGCTGTGTGCTCTCCCCCCCGCTCTACATCCTCTCCACCGACGACTGCAGATCCACACATCCCAACTGTCACCTGGTGAAATACGCTGATGATACAGTCCTCCTATCACTGCTGTCAGGCTCCTCACAACACCACAGACCTGCTCTTCAGGAGTTTGTAGAGTGGTGTGACAGCTCCAAACTGGTGGTGACCTTCTGCAGGAGGCCGAGGGATCCGGCTGCTTCAGTCACCACCATTATCCATGGGAACCCAGAGGAGGTAGTGGAGGAGTACAAGTATCTGGGAACCACCTTTGACCAATCTCCAATActttgtgatgttacgttgccatgtccttaa